Proteins encoded together in one Xiphophorus maculatus strain JP 163 A chromosome 13, X_maculatus-5.0-male, whole genome shotgun sequence window:
- the LOC102235766 gene encoding hairy/enhancer-of-split related with YRPW motif-like protein isoform X1, which produces MKRPHDYSSPDSDTDEFIDVGQEDSYCPVTGSMSPGSASQILARKKRRGIIEKRRRDRINHSLSELRRLVPSAFEKQGSSKLEKAEILQMTVDHLKLLHAMGGKGYFDARALAVDYRTLGFRECVGEVVRYLSSLEGESPDPIGARLVSHLSHCASELDPLLLQSPPASTLPFPPWPWTSFPPIAPATTAPSSPSFPSSRRDLALLGSYPSSVSLRLAPLAGCQQGPPPLLGPTALASIHRVASLPSSPALGHSRPNQPSPHSTNCASPLPLPTASSSSPCSSSSTSSSSAPPQVSFRPFAPLGSPIAQRRSLSGASKAPQGWGTEIGAF; this is translated from the exons CCCCGTCACCGGGTCCATGTCTCCAGGCAGTGCCTCGCAGATTCTGGCACggaagaagaggagaggg ATCATAGAGAAAAGGCGCAGAGACCGGATCAACCACAGCCTTTCAGAGCTGCGGAGGCTGGTGCCAAGTGCTTTCGAGAAACAG gGTTCTTCTAAGTtggaaaaagcagaaattcTGCAGATGACTGTGGACCATCTCAAACTGTTGCATGCAATGGGAGGAAAAG GGTACTTTGACGCAAGGGCACTGGCAGTAGACTACAGGACCCTTGGCTTCAGGGAGTGCGTTGGAGAGGTTGTACGGTACCTAAGCTCTCTGGAGGGGGAGTCTCCGGACCCAATAGGAGCTCGCCTCGTTTCCCACCTCTCGCACTGTGCCAGTGAGCTGGACCCTCTCCTCCTACAGTCACCCCCTGCTTCCACCTTACCCTTCCCTCCCTGGCCATGGACCTCCTTCCCGCCAATTGCCCCTGCTACGACAGCCCCTTCCTCGCCATCTTTCCCAAGCAGCCGCAGGGATCTAGCCCTGCTGGGGAGCTACCCATCATCCGTCTCGCTGCGTCTGGCCCCATTGGCTGGCTGTCAGCAGGGGCCCCCCCCGCTCCTCGGACCGACGGCTCTGGCCTCCATTCACAGGGTGGCCTCTCTTCCATCGTCTCCTGCTCTGGGCCACTCCAGACCAAACCAGCCGTCCCCTCACAGCACCAACTGTGCCTCACCTCTACCTCTCCCCACtgcctcctcttcttctccctgCTCCTCGTCTTCCACTTCATCATCTTCTGCACCTCCACAAGTGTCCTTCCGGCCTTTTGCGCCTCTTGGCTCGCCGATAGCCCAGCGCAGGAGCTTAAGCGGAGCATCCAAGGCGCCACAGGGGTGGGGGACTGAGATCGGAGCGTTTTGA
- the LOC102235766 gene encoding hairy/enhancer-of-split related with YRPW motif-like protein isoform X2, with protein sequence MSPGSASQILARKKRRGIIEKRRRDRINHSLSELRRLVPSAFEKQGSSKLEKAEILQMTVDHLKLLHAMGGKGYFDARALAVDYRTLGFRECVGEVVRYLSSLEGESPDPIGARLVSHLSHCASELDPLLLQSPPASTLPFPPWPWTSFPPIAPATTAPSSPSFPSSRRDLALLGSYPSSVSLRLAPLAGCQQGPPPLLGPTALASIHRVASLPSSPALGHSRPNQPSPHSTNCASPLPLPTASSSSPCSSSSTSSSSAPPQVSFRPFAPLGSPIAQRRSLSGASKAPQGWGTEIGAF encoded by the exons ATGTCTCCAGGCAGTGCCTCGCAGATTCTGGCACggaagaagaggagaggg ATCATAGAGAAAAGGCGCAGAGACCGGATCAACCACAGCCTTTCAGAGCTGCGGAGGCTGGTGCCAAGTGCTTTCGAGAAACAG gGTTCTTCTAAGTtggaaaaagcagaaattcTGCAGATGACTGTGGACCATCTCAAACTGTTGCATGCAATGGGAGGAAAAG GGTACTTTGACGCAAGGGCACTGGCAGTAGACTACAGGACCCTTGGCTTCAGGGAGTGCGTTGGAGAGGTTGTACGGTACCTAAGCTCTCTGGAGGGGGAGTCTCCGGACCCAATAGGAGCTCGCCTCGTTTCCCACCTCTCGCACTGTGCCAGTGAGCTGGACCCTCTCCTCCTACAGTCACCCCCTGCTTCCACCTTACCCTTCCCTCCCTGGCCATGGACCTCCTTCCCGCCAATTGCCCCTGCTACGACAGCCCCTTCCTCGCCATCTTTCCCAAGCAGCCGCAGGGATCTAGCCCTGCTGGGGAGCTACCCATCATCCGTCTCGCTGCGTCTGGCCCCATTGGCTGGCTGTCAGCAGGGGCCCCCCCCGCTCCTCGGACCGACGGCTCTGGCCTCCATTCACAGGGTGGCCTCTCTTCCATCGTCTCCTGCTCTGGGCCACTCCAGACCAAACCAGCCGTCCCCTCACAGCACCAACTGTGCCTCACCTCTACCTCTCCCCACtgcctcctcttcttctccctgCTCCTCGTCTTCCACTTCATCATCTTCTGCACCTCCACAAGTGTCCTTCCGGCCTTTTGCGCCTCTTGGCTCGCCGATAGCCCAGCGCAGGAGCTTAAGCGGAGCATCCAAGGCGCCACAGGGGTGGGGGACTGAGATCGGAGCGTTTTGA